In Chrysiogenia bacterium, a single window of DNA contains:
- a CDS encoding response regulator produces MDRVILLVDSEAAARGVLATQLASRGFKVHQASNVEEAVASFEAAPAGLLVSDVILPDGTGYDLISRLRNLEGAADLPLILMSDLPKSPGERAHAKSVYNALAMLVKPFPLNTLIDVLRQVFDINERDALPSLSSLDESVRGKIIEGEIHPTTFSKLFCHFYRSGATGVLRMDRGPEHREIYFVKGQPVFAGSNVEKEGVGQHMMQMGQLKLVDYQRALEIQRYGGGKFGENLVDLGIMSEETLYKTLRFHLREKILAAFGWREGRYEFKFTDEFVKKVEQFNFNAYDLILTGVRRFYPVETLRGELLKLWEMPLQVTDYGRRAQHHWKLRAPEQRIFDRFDGTTPLKEIIESEEGKTQAAALAIVYTFLLLGVVEVRLSRAGDPGAQASA; encoded by the coding sequence GTGGACCGGGTAATTTTACTGGTAGATAGCGAGGCTGCAGCCAGAGGGGTGCTGGCAACGCAGCTTGCCTCCCGCGGTTTCAAGGTGCATCAGGCCTCCAACGTGGAGGAAGCGGTCGCTTCTTTCGAGGCCGCTCCCGCCGGACTTCTTGTCTCCGATGTGATTCTCCCCGACGGCACTGGTTACGACCTGATCTCCCGGTTGCGCAATCTGGAGGGGGCCGCGGATCTGCCGCTCATTCTGATGAGCGACCTGCCCAAGAGCCCCGGCGAGCGCGCCCACGCCAAGAGCGTCTACAACGCGCTCGCCATGCTGGTAAAACCTTTTCCGCTCAACACGCTCATCGATGTGCTGCGCCAGGTCTTCGACATCAACGAGCGCGACGCCCTTCCCTCGCTCTCGAGTCTCGACGAATCGGTGCGGGGCAAGATCATCGAGGGCGAGATTCACCCGACGACTTTCTCGAAGCTGTTCTGTCATTTCTACCGCTCGGGCGCGACGGGCGTGCTGCGCATGGATCGCGGCCCCGAGCATCGCGAGATCTACTTTGTGAAAGGCCAGCCTGTTTTCGCGGGATCCAACGTCGAAAAAGAGGGCGTGGGCCAGCACATGATGCAGATGGGCCAGCTCAAGCTGGTCGACTACCAGCGCGCGCTGGAGATTCAGCGCTACGGTGGCGGCAAATTCGGCGAAAACCTCGTCGACCTGGGCATCATGAGCGAGGAAACGCTCTACAAGACCCTGCGTTTTCACCTGCGCGAGAAAATTCTGGCAGCCTTCGGCTGGCGCGAGGGGCGCTACGAATTCAAGTTCACCGACGAGTTCGTGAAGAAGGTCGAGCAGTTCAACTTCAACGCCTACGACCTCATTTTGACCGGGGTGCGGCGTTTTTACCCGGTGGAAACACTCCGGGGTGAGTTGCTCAAGCTCTGGGAAATGCCCCTGCAGGTGACCGACTACGGTCGCCGGGCCCAGCATCACTGGAAGCTTCGCGCGCCGGAGCAGCGAATTTTTGACCGATTCGACGGCACCACGCCGCTCAAGGAAATCATCGAGTCCGAAGAGGGTAAAACCCAGGCCGCCGCGCTGGCCATCGTCTACACCTTCCTGTTGCTTGGGGTGGTGGAGGTCCGGCTCTCCAGGGCAGGCGATCCGGGCGCCCAGGCCAGCGCCTGA